A single genomic interval of Candidatus Rokuibacteriota bacterium harbors:
- a CDS encoding cobalamin B12-binding domain-containing protein, with amino-acid sequence MLLYLINPGNPVVSITKIRSSRLNRYRTWKPLSLMVLARLTPAEWSVELIDENLGPVDYQRYPRPDLVGITAFTSQAPRAYEIASTFRELNVPVVMGGIHATMRLEEALQYADAVVTGEAEA; translated from the coding sequence ATGCTGCTCTACCTCATCAACCCGGGCAACCCGGTCGTCAGCATCACCAAGATCAGGTCCAGCCGTTTGAACAGGTACCGGACCTGGAAACCGCTCAGCCTCATGGTCCTTGCACGCCTGACGCCAGCGGAATGGTCGGTCGAGTTGATCGATGAGAATCTCGGTCCCGTCGACTATCAGCGCTATCCGCGCCCGGATCTGGTGGGGATTACCGCGTTCACGTCCCAGGCCCCGCGAGCCTACGAGATCGCGTCCACGTTCAGAGAGCTGAACGTGCCGGTGGTCATGGGGGGCATCCACGCCACCATGCGCCTCGAGGAAGCCCTGCAGTACGCCGACGCGGTCGTCACCGGTGAGGCCGAGGCC